The stretch of DNA CCCTGTTTCCAAGCCGGAAATCGGATATTTCTTCATGGACTTTGCTGGCCTGATCAGGATTGGTTTCTGAAAGAAACCAGAGCCATGTAAGGAATTCCTGACCAACAAAACTGAAACGATTATATGCAACGGCGATATCAAGCATTATTTACTCCGAAAAACGTACGGGGCTGAGGGTGGTAAAGGCATCTTTCTGGGTATCCGTTATATTTTTAGTAAACATGACTGCTGTGTACGGAAATATGCGGATAAGCTGACGTTCAAAGGTTTTTAAGAAAAGGGTTTCCACCTCTTCACTGGCGGCTTTCTGGCTGGAAAAAAAATAGGCCTCTCCCGCTTCCATGTCCCATAAAAAATCATAGATGCTGGGGGTGGCAGGAATTCTCAGTAAAAGAGAGGCCTCTATGTCTTCTTTGAGAGCTTTTTTTTCATTTTTGGATAAAAAATCTTTTCCTGATTCCTGAAGACGTTTCTGTGTTTCCATTATAACCAGTTTTTTTAATATTTTGGATGGAATAGCTTTTTTGTCAATTCTCAGACAAAACAAAATAAAATTTCCAAAAACAATTGTTTTTTCTGAAAAATCAGATAAGTAGTGAGATTCAAAGGGAGTCCATCCGCTGGTAAAAAGAGCGGCAGGGTCTTCTATTTCTGGAAAACGGTTGCTGTGAACTCTGTCTCTTATGCTTTCAAGGGAAAGATTTTCATGGTTTCCTTCTACTCGATACCTTGTCAGTGCTGTGGATGAAGAAAGCAGGGCCATAAAACTCCATATATTCTGGAAACTAATTCCTGGATGATGTGTTAAAAGTTTAAAAAAACAGGAATATTTTGATATATTCTCCATATTTTACTATCATGGATTCATATAAAAAGCACCTATGAAAAACAGGAAATCAAATGAGTATACATACCTGTGTAAACCCCGGCAGAGGCGTTGATTCCATTCCCTTTGGTTCCGATGAAAAGTTTGTTGTAGCATCCTTGGGTTTGGCAGATTTTACTGATTTAATTAAAGAAAAAACTCTGGGAAGTACAAAGGTACTGTATTATTTTGATAGAGGAATTACGTTTTATTTTGATGAAGAAGATGGGTACCGTCTTGGCTGTATAGAGGTGGAAGGTTTTTCTATTTTCATGTTTGATCAGAATGTAGCCCGTATTTCTAAGGAAGAACTGAAAAACGTGCTAAGGAAAAATGGAATTGAAGACTGGTATGAGGATAATGATGAAGAACAGGAAGCCCTTACGTCAGATTCTCTGGCGGCAACTTTTTATTTTGAGTTTAACACCCTTATTTCTGTCCAGATAGGGGTGTGTACGGATCAGGAAGAAAATCCGATATGGCCGTAAGGGGATGTGAAAATTATGAAATTTATAGCAGATCTGCATATACATTCAAAATTTTCCATGGCAACGGCCTCCTCTCTGGATCTGGAGCACCTTTATATTTCCGCACAGGAAAAAGGTATTTCGGTTATTGCCACCGGAGACTGTACCCACCCTGGCTGGTATGAAGAACTGAGTACTAAGCTTGTTCCGGCAGAATACGGGTTGTATGCCCTGAAGAATGAAATAGCTTCTGACCTGGACTCTCTGGTTCCTCAAGGATGCAGGCGGGAAGTACGCTTTATGCTTTCTTCGGAAATCAGTTGTATTTACAAAAAGAATGGCAAGGTAAGAAAAAACCATAACCTTGTTTATTTTCCAGACCTTGCGTCCGTAAAGAAATTCAATACCCGCCTGGGCCGTATGGGTAATATCGTTTCGGATGGCAGACCTATTTTGGGTTTGGACAGTCGTGATCTGTTAGAAATGGTATTGGAAACCCATACCCACGCTTTTCTTATTCCTGCCCACATATGGACTCCATGGTTTTCTCTTTTAGGATCCAAATCAGGTTTTAACCATATAACTGATTGTTTTGGTGATCTTACCCGTCATATTTTTGCTGTGGAAACAGGCCTTTCATCAGATCCTGCCATGAACTGGCGGGTTTCTTTTCTTGATGATTTTTGCCTTGTATCAAACTCTGATGCCCATTCTCCGGGTAATCTGGGAAGGGAAGCCAATATACTGAATACGGATTTCGATTATATGGGTATTTACAATGCCCTTAAATATAAGGATCCGGAAATGTTTTTGGGAACATACGAATTTTATCCCGAAGAGGGTAAGTATCATCTGGATGGGCACAGAAAATGCGGTGTCCGTTTTTCTCCGGAGGAGTCCATGGGCCTTGGTGGTATCTGCCCTGTCTGTGGAAAACCTCTTACCCTTGGTGTTTTATATAGAGTGTGTGAGCTTGCGGACCGAAAAAATCCGGATACGAGCCGAAAAATACCTTTTCACAGTATTGTTCCTTTAAAAAATATTCTTTCGGAAATTCATGGGGTTGGACCTAAGACCAAAAAGGTTCAGGCAAGTTATGAACAAGTTTTAAA from Desulfobotulus pelophilus encodes:
- the rdgC gene encoding recombination-associated protein RdgC encodes the protein MALLSSSTALTRYRVEGNHENLSLESIRDRVHSNRFPEIEDPAALFTSGWTPFESHYLSDFSEKTIVFGNFILFCLRIDKKAIPSKILKKLVIMETQKRLQESGKDFLSKNEKKALKEDIEASLLLRIPATPSIYDFLWDMEAGEAYFFSSQKAASEEVETLFLKTFERQLIRIFPYTAVMFTKNITDTQKDAFTTLSPVRFSE